A single region of the Anas platyrhynchos isolate ZD024472 breed Pekin duck chromosome 6, IASCAAS_PekinDuck_T2T, whole genome shotgun sequence genome encodes:
- the LOC140002863 gene encoding uncharacterized protein codes for MRTLRLRVFGNMVGRRFVQRIVLFLWLIFVIVIQEGASVTIENGGWPWTEAVTTEDKNLNGRLSVMVIWRTNVNYLYKPSEWQKLGEGWTHQRTIGDEIKIGCQMFNGTTDEKATGILVKPISKNGQQEGCIRPGKLDCWYNFTLTENVEISCFWNNNNGQQSKVNNGEGLMLNFTIYAALPTTVRPSTTHTPPLIKLEPKIYETGPYVVRNTGQQQLLFNPEWSLKRVELLIQINISAVQPACSPFLRTSFEHWTIWSQKQVHFRGRTRRDLTGMLGTGLGILNGIDSEILMNKLATATSDLTKLKQPLQSSLLALGTSQWQVSKVLPKWENTEDQDHKLIIDALSMIQDNVSLALSCMQAQLWLQATAALIIREGSEGIFPAEIRKAVWDNANDFEKKFQSWWTLVNFTYDPVVNMATAFVLTIRNATVYVIHPILALGLNHEKTVLYPSEHRTWARMENGKWQSVNLESCVTREQQGFICESNTIDAQDVCFDTEQGICHFEIHPNTSQKTVLVYVGKGCVCLRTACDFVEIDKENITLHSKNHSNFCICNFVRIVGCDFQYLAPVVSHQLIKSNNTMYHKLLPTPIGMNLTLVKQLVKHQDLIRILKGIQENGEKTLITVHHDTKEISRVLQRVKRDTSHNWWDTLFGWSPTATGILNTLSHPIIVLLILVGISLILSFVLLVWNWKLLQRMSMLASLTNVHGQVLRGTYHNDWERKFL; via the coding sequence ATGAGGACATTAAGGTTGAGAGTATTTGGTAATATGGTTGGCAGAAGATTTGTTCagagaattgttttgtttttatggcttaTATTTGTAATTGTGATTCAAGAAGGTGCCTCTGTGACAATAGAGAATGGTGGGTGGCCTTGGACTGAAGCCGTAACAACAGAGGATAAGAATCTTAATGGAAGGTTATCAGTCATGGTCATCTGGCGAACAAATGTTAACTATTTATATAAACCATCAGAATGGCAAAAATTAGGGGAAGGGTGGACACACCAAAGAACCATAggagatgaaattaaaatagggTGTCAAATGTTTAATGGAACGACTGACGAGAAAGCAACGGGGATTCTGGTTAAACCGATTTCCAAAAATGGACAACAAGAGGGTTGTATTCGCCCAGGTAAATTGGATTGCTGGTATAATTTTACATTAACAGAGAATGTAGAAATCAGCTGTttttggaataataataatggccAACAGTCCAAAGTCAATAATGGTGAGGGCCTCATGTTAAATTTTACAATATATGCGGCACTTCCTACAACAGTGAGACCCTCTACAACCCACACCCCACCTCTAATCAAACTGGAACCCAAAATTTATGAAACTGGCCCATATGTAGTAAGGAACACGGGCCAACAGCAATTGTTATTTAATCCAGAATGGTCACTCAAGCGTGTTGAGTTGCTAATACAAATCAACATCTCGGCAGTTCAACCAGCCTGTTCTCCTTTCTTAAGAACATCATTTGAACACTGGACAATATGGTCACAGAAGCAAGTGCACTTCAGGGGCAGGACACGAAGAGACTTAACTGGAATGCTAGGAACAGGGTTAGgaattttaaatggaattgATTCAGAAATATTAATGAATAAGCTAGCCACAGCAACAAGTGATttgacaaaattaaaacaacccTTACAATCATCCTTATTGGCATTGGGAACTAGCCAATGGCAAGTTTCAAAGGTGTTACCGAAATGGGAAAATACAGAAGACCAAGACCACAAACTAATAATAGATGCACTTAGTATGATTCAAGATAATGTATCCTTAGCTCTTAGTTGTATGCAAGCACAGTTATGGTTGCAGGCAACGGCTGCCCTGATTATTAGGGAAGGAAGTGAAGgcatttttccagctgaaatcCGAAAGGCAGTTTGGGACAATgccaatgattttgagaagaaGTTCCAGTCTTGGTGGACCCTGGTGAATTTTACTTATGATCCCGTTGTTAACATGGCTACTGCCTTCGTGCTTACTATACGTAATGCTACAGTTTATGTTATACACCCAATCCTTGCACTAGGATTAAACCATGAGAAGACAGTGCTTTATCCTTCAGAGCATAGAACATGGGCACGAATGGAGAATGGGAAATGGCAGTCCGTAAATCTAGAATCATGTGTTACCCGGGAACAACaaggatttatttgtgaaagtaATACAATTGATGCTCAGGACGTATGTTTTGACACGGAGCAAGGTATCTgccactttgaaattcatccaaatacTAGTCAAAAGACTGTGCTTGTATATGTTGGTAAAGGGTGCGTGTGTTTAAGAACTGCTTGTGATTTTGTAGAAATAGACAAGGAGAATATAACTCTCCATAGCAAAAATCAttctaatttttgtatttgtaactttgttagAATCGTCGGGTGTGATTTTCAATATTTGGCACCAGTGGTATCCCACCAGCTGATCAAGTCTAACAACACAATGTATCATAAGTTACTACCTACACCTATTGGGATGAACCTCACACTAGTGAAGCAACTAGTTAAACACCAAGACctgattagaattttaaaaggtattcaggaaaatggagagaagactctaattactgtccatcatgatacaaaggaaataagcagagtTTTGCAAAGAGTGAAACGAGACACAAGTCACAACTGGTGGGATACACTTTTTGGATGGTCGCCAACTGCAACTGGGATTTTGAACACACTGAGTCAcccaattattgttttattgatattagttggtataagtttaatattgtcttttgtattacttgtttggaattggaaattgttacaaCGAATGTCCATGTTAGCCTCCTTGACAAATGTGCATGGTCAGGTATTGAGGGGTACATATCATAATGATTGGGAAAGAAAATTTCTCTAA